AGGGGAAGCAAAACATTAGGTGAGAGGAAAAAGGGCACTCTTTTCAGTCTGCCCTCTTTCCACAGGGCTGGGAGTTACTACCCAGCAAGGGAGTGAGAGAGTTCAGAGGCGGGTCTCTCATCCTATGCACAGTTGTTGCTGCTCCTTCCCATGCCCTCCTAGAGAGTGGCCTCAGCCAACAGAAATGGAGGGGTCAGGGAATGGGGTTCCAGAAGTAAGGAAGGGTCAGCAGGGACCCCCAATACTGAttctcctctggctggaggtgggcAGGAAGAAGACATAGCTCAAATACTGAGcagccagaaaaagaagaaaatggcgAGAAACAGGAAGAGGGAATCCTGCCAGCTGGAGGCCGGGTGACCCTGTCCCAGATCCACACCTGTGGGAGAAAGGAAAGCTGCAGAAGCACATACTCCTAGGCCACGAGGGAAcctggtggggggtggggggtggttgAGGGGATTCCCTGAGAAGAGCTAAGGGAAGACTCTTACCTGCACCCCTGCGGAAAGGCTCATGAGCATTGAAGACAGTGGTGAAAAAGCCAAAGGGAAAAGCACCAACACCAAATGAGAAGTGAAAACCCCCGGTATCACCAAATGGCTGGAATCCCTAGGGAAGAGACAAAGTTAGGGGAACTAGGCATATCTTTGGCAAGGAAGGGACACAACTGGACAAGAAGACTCACCCCTCTGCTCTCTGGAGCTGGTCGCTGGCCCTGGGGGCGGGGTGGAGTTTTCAATCTGAGGGTGAGAAGAGAAGACTGTCAAGAGGGATCTTTTCCTCTCTTCTTTGACACCCTCTTCCTGGGACAGAAGCCTTTATCCTTCTTGCCTCAACACTACCTCTAGTCTCTCACCTGGGATCCTGGGGCTTCTGGCTCCCTCGCCCATAAAGCGGGACAACCTTCTCTCTGCTGATACCAGCTTTACACACTGGGCACTCTTGCCGCTCTGGCCGTGTCTCCAGCCACTGGAGAGAAATAAATGCAGTGATTTCAACTACATAGAAGGGTCTTCCAGCTCCTCAGACCTCCCCATTTCCTTTCCATATCCTGAGTACGCACCTGATGAAGACAGGGCCAACTGgatgggggggagggggagaaaaaaaatggTCAAACTAGCTACAAAAAAGAGACACAGACCCCAGACTTAACAGAATCCCATCTCTCCCATCTTCCCAGATATTACCTGCTATTTCTTTTCATACTTTCTGCAACATCTACCACACTAGCCAACCTGGCCTTCCTGCTTCACTGATCTAACACCTAAAGCTCTATCCATCCACAATACACTCAACCTTCTCCTCTCCTCTACCCCCCCCCTTTTCTTTCAACTTAATTTTCAATTCTTTTCAACCCACCCCTTTCCAGACCCAACCCCTTTTAGCCCCCATTCCTCCAGACCAAACCCCCTTTGCTAGCACATCCCCCCCCATTACTCTCACGTTTAAGCTTATTCAAGTTCCTTTTTCCACAACGTTTTCTCAGTCCTGCCCCTCCACAGTCCATGTCTCCAGGTTTGTCTACTACCCACTTCCAGATCTCATCTGAATGTGAGTCCATATTCCTTGGGTCTCCTCTATTCAACTGATGCATACCTGTCCTAACCTTTGAGTCTCATCCGTTTCTACCTGTTCagttaaaaaaaactatttttttcttctaccttttttattggtgcattatagttgtacataatgatgggatctgcggttacacattcatacatgcacacaatataagaatTGGGCCAATTTAGTTAAAAAATTCTTAACTTCCTTGGGATAAGGTGCCCTCAGGTCCCACCTGCACAGATGTGTAGTTGTCCCCATTTCGGTCCAACCTCCTTCTTATAACACACCACATACGCACCAGCTCCTATCCTAGTTCCTGAGACTGTCCTTTCCACAGATCTCATCTACAGACGATCCCTCCTCCCACACATAGCAGAAAAGACGTATGTTCCCCTCCTCAGGCCTCACCCACAGAAACAGACCCTCCGATTATCAATGTGATTGTAGGGTTCCCCGCTCCCGGGTTCTCCAGTATAGAGGTAAGCCCCACCACCTTCAGCCCCGATCCTAGACTCTCACCAGTACAGGTGGCCACACACACTGACCACAGCTTCCCGAGCGGTCTCCAAACATATATTACATTCGAAGGTCGCGCCCGCCCCGCCCCGCTCGCGGTTTGGCCCTTCGGGGCCCCCGTCCTCCTCTTCTGCTGCTGCCATGGCCGGTTCTGTTTCGCCCCCGCGTACCCCTCAGTCCCCCTAAACTCACACGCCCCAAAAAACAAGAAGCCGCCTCCTGCCCACGATCGTTGGGCAGGCTTCAAGGTTTTCTAATCACTATTGGTCTGAATGCTTGCCAATCACTTAAGATTCAAGAGAAAGGATTGGCCCAAAGAGTGGGGGCGGCAAAAGGTTTAGGCGGCCCTGCCCTTCAACAATGATTATTGGTTGATATAGTCACTGTCAGTATGCAACACCAAGGGATTGGTAACAAGTCGCTAAACTCGGTCCTGTCCCCGGCCAAGGAGGGTTTTATTTGTCTGAGCAGATGCCACTCATAACTAAAGGCCAGAAGCAATTGGTTCGAGACTACTTGAACTCACCCACTATATTAAGcccctttttttccttcatttcctcTTTCAAAGAATGTCCGGATTCCTATTGGACTTTGGAGCGTATAAGCGATTGGCTGGAACTCCACGGAAAATGGTGGTTAAGCAAAATGCGCCTGCGCAGCACGCGGCGGGATGGGATGGACCGACTCTATGAGGGTTGAGCCTTCTCTGGTCCCACCCCTTCATCTCTATCTTGTCGCCATGGTGACTGCTCTACAATTGGCGGGTCTTGCAGTTCAAAGGCTTTGGCTCGGCCTCATCCGGGTCCTTCGGCTGTGGCCTTTTGGGGCTGATTGGGCTGTTTTCTTTGCCTGTGATTGGCTGAAGCCGGAAAAGCCGGCGCAGATGTCGGAAAAGAGGGCAAGAATACTAGGATCGCGGGGTTCAAAATGGCTCCGGCCTCTTTGGGTGACGTAGAGGACAGAACTTGGGTCCACCCCTCCCTCTTCGTGAAGAAGGGAACAGAATTGGGATTAGCCCGACGTTTGGATGGTGCGAACTTCGACCTTCGGCGCTGGTGTTAACCTAACTCCTTCAGCTGGACGATTCAGCCCGCCCCTCTTTAGGTGATCTACAGAACAGAATAGAGTTAAAGGCCCACCCCCTTGTTCATGTGACTCGGAGCGGAACAGTCGACCACAGCTCTGTCCTAAACCTTAACTGAAAAGGTCTGGTTCCACCCCTTTATGAGTGGGTGCAGAAAGGGCAAGGCCCGCCCCATTTTAGGTGACTTGCGGCAGAATGGGGTTAGGCCCGCCCCTTCCTTCTGGTAGTTTGCCCAGCAGAACTGGGGTCTTCTTCCTGGGCTGGACCCCTGGGAGCTTGGGCCTTTCCTACAGTGGCCCTCACTGTGTGGCCCAAGGAGCAGAACTAGGTAACAGTTCTCTTATCAGTGTTCTATACAACCTCTTCACCAGGGCATGTAAACGCATGCAGGGCATAGGTGTTCCTGGGGGCGGGAGGCAGACAGAGGCTGAGGGCAGTTAAGCAACACCCTGAAAAAAGGTTCCATGTGATTCAATAAGAAAAGATGAGAAGCTGGAAGAACTAGGGAGGTGAGGATTTAGGAGACATGAAGAAGTTTAGGAAATAAGATATTGAAATGGAGAGATGGAGACCCAGGAGGGAGGAGTGATGGGATGGATGATCCTGATAATGAGAGTATGAGGAAGAGAGGTGCAGGGACTGAAAGCTAGATACAAAATTTAAAGAGGAATACTTATCCCAGAAGAATCACCATTCTTCCTTACTCTCCCTCCCACCCCGCCAGGAAGCAGTATCTTAATACCCAAATTccattggaagaaaaaaaatgcatccaGATTCTTTGTTGGGGGAGGGAATTGTCTCAGCTTATTGAGTAAAGAGACTGATAGGAACTTGGAAAGATGTGCTGAGGTAAATGTGCATGGAAGTGATGGACCGGGAGAAGGCTAGATAGGGTGAGAGTGGAGGAGGGAGTCTGATTGCTGAGAGATGGggttggggggagggagggacaaAGGttaaaaagaccagtccagagagCTGGAGGGCGAGGTGGGGAGAGATGGAGTCCTGAAGAGAAAACGAAAAGAGGTGAACTTATTGCTTGGAATATATTAGGTGCTTGATATGATAAATGTTTGGGATTGAATGGGGGACAGGAGAAGCGGTCTTTGAGAAGAGATGAGGGGACAGGGACGAAGCACAGATAAAGgagttaaggagaaaaaaaaaaatcagagtaagtaaaagtggcacacacctgtcaccccagccactctggaggatcgcaagttggaggccagcctgagcaacctaGCGAGAGACCATgtcacagaattttaaaaattaaaatatatatattaaagcatattttttaaaaatacacacacacacgcttttTAAATGTTAGGGATGTAACCCAGTGCTTGTCTGGCAAGtaagaggtcctgggttcaatccccagtatcacaaaaaaaagaaaaagaaaactggcaGTAAGAGGGTGAGCTTATGAAGAATGAGGGAAAGGAATGTGCCGATGGAGGAATACATCAAGGGCTCTTGGCCCGAGAGTGCTGAAAGGGGGTTGGAGGAAAAAAGATACAGCTGGAGACGAGCAGAGCCCTGCTGGGCTCTCCCGAGGCGGAGTTAGCCAGAGAACTGTGGTAGAGGTGGAGAGGAGATGCCGGGTCTCTAAGAGGAGATTGGTAAAACAGGCCGCCCATCACCGCCCCCCACTTCCTGGCCAGCCCCGGAAACCAGCAGGCgttggggaggggtggggggggatagcggcagcagcagccccagccctcagagacagcagaaagggagggagggagggagggtgctGGGGGGACAACCCCCCACCATTCCTACCGCTATGGGCCCAACCTCCCACTCCCACCTCCCCTCCATCGGCCGGGGCTAGGACACCCCCATATCCTGTCGCCCCCTTGGCACCGACACCCCGACAGAGGCAGAGACACAGCCAGCCGCCACCACCGCTGCCGCAGCCTGGCTGGGGAGGGGGCCGGCCCCCCAGGCCCCCCACCCCACTGAGGTGTGGGCGGGAAAGGGatgggaggaagagggaggagggtGCTGAAAGGGACGGAGATGAGGGGATGGGGCTGGGAAGGCCGACAGGGAAGAGGGTTGCTGGGGAAAGGAGAGGGGGCCTGAGAGGAAGAATGAAAAAGACATGGGTGGGAAGAGAGATGGAAACTGAATTTGGAACTGGGGGTGTGGACAGGGAATCCTGGAGAGGGAATTCCCTACACATTCCCCAATTCCTTTTCCTGCCCTTTGGCCCCACATGACTCTTGCGGGGTGGGGGGAGAGGAAAGAAGGCCAGCAAAATTTGATTCCTAGGAATGTCCTCAGGCACCTCTCCCTCTAGGCACAGAACCTTATTTCTCAGTGGCCTTCCACACTGACACTATAAATtccttgcggggggggggggggggcggggggcgggacATGTTTTCTATATTGGCTGTGTGTCTTTAATGTGTTTGATAGCTTGTGTGCAGCTAGGTTGTCCCTGTTGTCCATACATTATAGAgaaataatgttttttattttccatcagAATTGCCCATTCTCATATCTTGTGTCCTTGTGCCACATCCAATTTTGACATGTTCAAGTCCTGCCTTGTTTTTTATGTTGCACCTATTAATAGGCGATTTCATGTTACTTACAAGTTTTATGCTTTTGCATATTTAGCATGCAAAGCTTATATACCTTATTTTGTTTGGTCTCAAATGTCCATGGTCACGACATATGCAGGAGTTTTCCTTTGTGGGATCCATGGAATAACACACACTCTTATACTGTGATGGGATCAGCCTGTTACCACTGTTATGATTCTTACCAAATGTGCATTCCCCTTCAAATGATGCATGGATGTGATACATCCATAGTGTGTGTGCTTCTGgttacacctaccatttatttaaTAAACTTATTGTCAATATGTTTTGTGAGCTGTATGCTCATTAACCCATTTGACACTCCATTGTGTTAATAAATCCTTGGACATTTCTGACCAGAGTGTTACTTAATATCATGTATTATAAACTATCCAGATCCGCAAAGGACCATGCCTTATCTTGCTGACTTCCTTGGCCTGTGTCTTCACACATTATTTCTCCATTGGCTGTGTATAGTTTGTCTGTGGGCTTAATGTGTGTCAGGGTTTAGCCCTGTTGTGAAACCCCATCCATATTTATTTAAGGACATTATTTATGCCCCACTCTTCATACTGTTGGCACATATTTGGTGATACCAGcatccttccccagtggcacatTGATCCCATTCTTTCTTATGTATGAGACGATATTGTCATGGTATTTACTCTGCCTTCACTGTGACCATGTATCGTTTATTTTCAGAATAAGTTACTGTGAAGCTTGACATGTTCCATATTTTACTGGTGACTTTTTATAGTTAATATTCCTTAAAAAGGTAGCTATCTGATTTGTGATCTGGACCACCATCTTGGAACTGGTTgtttagcttagtggcagagtgcttgcctagcatatatgagaccctgggttcaacccccagtactgcaaaacaaaaacaaaaccatctCTCAACATTAATTATAGCTGTGTGGGTGTGTATACAGCCTTATAATCTGTTGAGCAAATGTTAATATTGAATGCCTACTCTACCTCCTACTGTCCTGGCATTGGGGATAGGACAGAATCCCCGTCTTCAAGTTTTTTACAACCTTGGGGAAGAGGTGGATGCCAGTGAGCTGTTAAACTTAGTGTGGTGCAGTGTCAGTGCTTTGAGAACCCAAGTGCATATCAGACTCACCTGGAGAGCTTGTTAAAATACAGATTGCTTGTCCCAGTGCCCAGGATTTCTGATTCAATATATCTGGTATTTCTGGGTTGAGTTCTGAGAATTTGCATTCTatactttgagaaccactgataAGAAAATATCTAATGAAAACACAGGCCTTGAGGGGAAGTCATCCGGAAGGTGGAACTGAACTGTGTGAGgctggagaagagtcagaaagggCATTCCAGCCAAAGGGAACTTCATGTTCAAGGCACAGAAGCATGAAGGATCATGGTGCATCTGAGAAACTGAAGTAAATCAGTTTGGAGCAAAAACAAAGCTGCTTTTGAGGATGTGGTGGAAAATATAAGCAGAAGTCAACTTGTGAAGAAGGGCCTATGGGCAAGACAGAAATATCCAGTACAGAAACATTTCTGGTTGTCACGTGGAAGATGATTGGAGGGGAAGGGTTAGGAGTCTACAGCATATAGGTCAGGAGAGAAACCATGAAGGTCTGAACTTGAAGAGGCAGTGGGATGGAGCAGCGAGAAATCCTTCCTAGCTGGCAAGATCCCCTGTTTCCTCCATTGCCTCTGACCTTTGAGTATAGCCCTTCCTGTTCCAGAAAGGGAGTGCCTTTGGCCTAGATGGGAATAACAGATAATTTGCTTGAACACCCCTTTTGTCAATTGTGACTCTCCCTTTAGCAGTGAGACAAAGTGGAGGAAGTAGGAAGAATCTCTGCATGTCTATACCTCTTCCACTTGAGTCCTGTCCTGTCCAGAGCAGGTGGTATGATATCTGGACCTTTTATTCTCTACCTTCCATGTTTTACTTGATGAGGCCAGCCATATTGCCTGCATATGGCTAGAAAGAAGGGGAAAGGGTGGTGAAATTTGTTTACCTATCTGTGGAAACAGGATTGGTATGTTGGATTTATTGAAAATAGAGGAGGCTCCCTGTggggagagagattttttttaggTATGCATTTATATTCCTTTACCTGTCACTGGGTATGGTGGTAAATTTGTGCATGTATGCAAATGTGTCTCTCTGTATGATTATGTGTATGTTCATTTCCATCTCTCATCACTTAGTGTTTTTGGATGTTTGTTCACAGTCACTGTATCTGCTGTGTACTGTGTGtgtggtatatacacatacaccacACAGATACAGATGACAGCATAACAAAGTGCTTAGGACACAGGCTGCCTAATTTTGTTTAGGAGCTATATGACCTAATGTTGTTTAGGAGCTATATGATCTCGGGTAAGATCTTTAATCTCTGGGTTTATTTTctataaaatgtaaataataatagtacTTTATAGTGTATATAGTATGTAATTGTTTAATATAACGTATAGACCAGCACAGTTCAATAGAAATATAATGTGAGCCGCATGTaacttttaattttcttataaCCTCATTAAAGGTAAcagtgagccaggcatggtggtgcatggccttaatcccagccactagggaggctgaagtaggagaatcacaagtttgaggccagcctcagcaacttagtgagaccctgtctcaaaaaataaagggctggagatgtaactcagtggcagtgcaccctgggtttcatccccagtaccatacACAAAGTGAAATTGATTTTAATGGGGTACGTCATTAGCCCaatatatccaaaagaaattaGAAGATTATCAGGCAGTATTTTACACTTtcgtttttcacccaaagtttttAAAATCTGATGTATACTTTACATTTCTAGAATATCTGAATCTGTACTAGCCACATTTAGGTGCTCAGTATCCACATGTGGCTGGTGGCTAAGCAGGTGTAGACTGTTATCTTTTCAGTACAAGTGTTAGCTATCATTGTTTTTGTTGATTCtgtttgttagtttatttatttattttggtgctgagGGTTGGATCTGGgggtgctttacaactgagccacatccccatttattttattttttattttgagactgggtctcgctaagttactaagggtctcacaaagttgctgaggctggccttgaacttgagatcctcctgcctcagcttcctgagtcactgggattacaggcatgcaccaccacactagatttgttgttttgttctcATTTATCTGTGAGTTGTGGATATCCATGTCTCAGATCTTCTTGTCTCAGTGTATCTAGAGCCCTCTTGGAGGTGGTGGGGACAACTATCTTGAGCTCCCCATCCTAGAGAGGCTTCCTAGGAAGGTTTTGATAGGAGCTCAGGACTCATTCTGTATCTCTGGTCCTTATCCTGATAATACCCCCTAACCTTTCCTTCTGTGCCTTACTCATTCCACTCTCCTCCCCTCCAGAAACCAGGCCACTGTCCTTTGCCCCATTCTCTGCAGGTGGCCAGAATGGAGCTGTGGCCCGGGGCATGGac
This region of Callospermophilus lateralis isolate mCalLat2 chromosome 6, mCalLat2.hap1, whole genome shotgun sequence genomic DNA includes:
- the Rnf5 gene encoding E3 ubiquitin-protein ligase RNF5, translated to MAAAEEEDGGPEGPNRERGGAGATFECNICLETAREAVVSVCGHLYCWPCLHQWLETRPERQECPVCKAGISREKVVPLYGRGSQKPQDPRLKTPPRPQGQRPAPESRGGFQPFGDTGGFHFSFGVGAFPFGFFTTVFNAHEPFRRGAGVDLGQGHPASSWQDSLFLFLAIFFFFWLLSI